From Mus musculus strain C57BL/6J chromosome 17, GRCm38.p6 C57BL/6J, the proteins below share one genomic window:
- the Zscan10 gene encoding zinc finger and SCAN domain-containing protein 10 isoform 1 (isoform 1 is encoded by transcript variant 1) produces the protein MLAEPVPDALEQEHPGAVKLEEDEVGEEDPRLAESRPRPEVAHQLFRCFQYQEDMGPRASLGRLRELCNHWLRPALHTKKQILELLVLEQFLSVLPPHVLSRLHGQPLRDGEEVVQLLEGVPRDISHMGPLDFSFSAGKNAPADIISEEQNSPSQVPSHSPQTELPSEEIPALHPLNELPPPQPAPIRPAEPEEWRLAPSSNWPMSPEPQEILQDPRESNPSQGPSWLEENSRDQELAAVLESLTFEDTSEKRAWPANPLGFGSRMPDNEELKVEEPKVTTWPVVIGAESQTEKPEVAGEPLTQTVGQETSSTGWGGTPADGSEVVKVRGASDAPEPQGEMQFICTYCGVNFPEMSHLQAHQLQSHPNLQPHPSSRSFRCLWCGKTFGRSSILKLHMRTHTDERPHACHLCNRRFRQSSHLTKHLLTHSSEPAFRCAECNQGFQRRSSLMQHLLAHAQGKNLTPNPEGKTKVPEMAAVLCSHCGQTFKRRSSLKRHLRNHAKDKDHLSSEDPGSLSSSQESNPYVCSDCGKAFRQSEQLMIHTRRVHTRERPFSCQVCGRCFTQNSQLISHQQIHTGEKPHACPQCSKRFVRRAGLARHLLTHGSLRPYHCAQCGKSFRQMRDLTRHVRCHTGEKPCRCNECGEGFTQNAHLARHQRIHTGEKPHACDICGHRFRNSSNLARHRRSHTGERPYSCPTCGRSFRRNAHLQRHLITHTGSKQEKEVPQECPECGKSFNRSCNLLRHLLVHTGARPYSCALCGRSFSRNSHLLRHLRTHARESLY, from the exons ATGCTGGCGGAACCAGTCCCTGATGCCCTGGAACAAGAGCATCCCGGAGCAGTGAAGTTGGAGGAGGATGAAGTTGGCGAGGAGGATCCCAGGCTCGCAGAGTCCAGGCCTAGGCCTGAGGTGGCCCACCAGCTTTTCAGATGCTTCCAGTATCAGGAAGATATGGGGCCACGGGCATCCCTGGGCCGGCTCCGGGAACTCTGCAACCACTGGCTGCGACCGGCTCTGCACACCAAGAAGCAGATCCTGGAGCTGCTGGTACTGGAGCAGTTCCTGAGTGTCCTGCCCCCGCATGTGCTGAGCCGGCTGCACGGCCAACCGCTCCGGGACGGAGAGGAGGTGGTACAGCTATTGGAGGGCGTGCCCAGAGACATCAGCCACATGGGGCCACTG GATTTTAGCTTCAGTGCTGGCAAGAATGCCCCTGCAGACATCATCTCAGAGGAACAAAATAGCCCTTCCCAGGTCCCCAGCCACAGCCCCCAGACGGAGTTGCCCTCAGAAGAGATTCCAGCCCTACATCCACTGAATGAGTTACCTCCACCTCAGCCAGCACCCATAAGGCCTGCTGAGCCTGAGGAGTGGAGACTGGCCCCCAGTTCAAATTGGCCAATGAGCCCAGAGCCCCAGGAGATACTCCAGGACCCACGAGAAAGCA ACCCTTCCCAGGGCCCTTCATGGCTTGAGGAAAATTCCAGAGACCAAGAGCTGGCGGCTGTGTTG GAGTCCCTCACCTTTGAGGAtacctcagagaagagagcttggcCTGCAAACCCTCTTG GATTTGGAAGCAGAATGCCTGACAATGAGGAACTTAAAGTTGAAGAGCCTAAAGTGACTACTTGGCCTGTCGTCATTGGAGCAGAGTCCCAGACAGAGAAACCTGAAGTTGCAGGAGAGCCTCTTACGCAAACTGTAGGGCAGGAGACCAGCAGCACTGGTTGGGGAGGTACTCCTGCTGACGGCAGTGAAGTTGTGAAGGTTAGAGGAGCTTCCGATGCCCCAGAGCCCCAGGGGGAGATGCAGTTCATATGTACATATTGTGGGGTAAACTTCCCAGAGATGTCTCATCTACAGGCCCACCAGTTACAATCTCACCCCAACTTGCAACCTCACCCAAGCTCTCGATCCTTCCGATGTCTGTGGTGTGGGAAGACTTTTGGACGCAGCTCGATCCTCAAGCTGCACATGCGCACTCACACAGACGAGCGGCCGCACGCCTGTCATCTCTGCAACCGCCGCTTCCGCCAGAGCTCACACCTGACGAAGCACTTGCTAACGCATTCCTCTGAGCCTGCCTTCCGATGCGCCGAGTGTAACCAGGGTTTTCAGCGTCGCTCCAGCCTCATGCAGCACCTGCTGGCACATGCCCAGGGAAAGAATCTCACGCCAAATCCAGAAGGCAAGACAAAAGTGCCAGAGATGGCAGCTGTCCTCTGTTCCCACTGCGGGCAGACCTTCAAGCGGCGCTCTAGCTTAAAGCGTCACCTGCGTAACCATGCCAAGGACAAGGACCATCTGTCCTCTGAAGACCCTGGCAGCCTTAGCTCTAGCCAGGAGAGTAACCCCTATGTGTGTAGTGACTGTGGCAAGGCCTTCCGACAAAGCGAGCAACTAATGATCCACACTAGGCGAGTCCATACCCGTGAACGACCCTTCTCCTGCCAGGTCTGTGGCCGCTGCTTTACCCAAAATTCCCAGCTGATCAGCCACCAGCAGATTCATACGGGTGAGAAGCCTCACGCCTGTCCTCAGTGCAGCAAACGCTTTGTGAGACGAGCTGGCCTTGCTCGGCATCTGTTGACCCACGGTAGCCTCCGGCCTTACCACTGTGCCCAATGTGGCAAAAGCTTTCGCCAAATGCGAGACCTAACCCGCCACGTACGCTGCCACACGGGGGAGAAGCCCTGCCGATGCAACGAATGTGGAGAGGGGTTCACCCAGAATGCCCACCTGGCACGCCACCAACGCATCCACACGGGGGAGAAGCCCCACGCCTGTGACATCTGTGGTCACCGCTTTCGTAACAGCTCCAACTTGGCCCGCCACCGCCGCAGCCACACTGGCGAACGGCCCTATAGCTGTCCAACCTGTGGCCGCAGTTTCCGGCGCAATGCGCACCTGCAGCGCCACCTGATCACACACACAGGGTCAAAGCAAGAAAAGGAAGTTCCTCAGGAGTGCCCTGAGTGTGGCAAGAGCTTCAATCGCAGCTGCAACTTGCTGCGCCACCTGCTGGTTCACACCGGTGCAAGGCCTTACTCCTGTGCACTGTGTGGCCGCAGCTTCAGCCGTAATTCACACCTGCTGCGCCACCTGCGAACCCATGCCCGGGAATCGCTGTACTAA
- the Zscan10 gene encoding zinc finger and SCAN domain-containing protein 10 isoform 2 (isoform 2 is encoded by transcript variant 2), translating to MLAEPVPDALEQEHPGAVKLEEDEVGEEDPRLAESRPRPEVAHQLFRCFQYQEDMGPRASLGRLRELCNHWLRPALHTKKQILELLVLEQFLSVLPPHVLSRLHGQPLRDGEEVVQLLEGVPRDISHMGPLDFSFSAGKNAPADIISEEQNSPSQVPSHSPQTELPSEEIPALHPLNELPPPQPAPIRPAEPEEWRLAPSSNWPMSPEPQEILQDPRESNPSQGPSWLEENSRDQELAAVLESLTFEDTSEKRAWPANPLGFGSRMPDNEELKVEEPKVTTWPVVIGAESQTEKPEVAGEPLTQTVGQETSSTGWGGTPADGSEVVKAHQLQSHPNLQPHPSSRSFRCLWCGKTFGRSSILKLHMRTHTDERPHACHLCNRRFRQSSHLTKHLLTHSSEPAFRCAECNQGFQRRSSLMQHLLAHAQGKNLTPNPEGKTKVPEMAAVLCSHCGQTFKRRSSLKRHLRNHAKDKDHLSSEDPGSLSSSQESNPYVCSDCGKAFRQSEQLMIHTRRVHTRERPFSCQVCGRCFTQNSQLISHQQIHTGEKPHACPQCSKRFVRRAGLARHLLTHGSLRPYHCAQCGKSFRQMRDLTRHVRCHTGEKPCRCNECGEGFTQNAHLARHQRIHTGEKPHACDICGHRFRNSSNLARHRRSHTGERPYSCPTCGRSFRRNAHLQRHLITHTGSKQEKEVPQECPECGKSFNRSCNLLRHLLVHTGARPYSCALCGRSFSRNSHLLRHLRTHARESLY from the exons ATGCTGGCGGAACCAGTCCCTGATGCCCTGGAACAAGAGCATCCCGGAGCAGTGAAGTTGGAGGAGGATGAAGTTGGCGAGGAGGATCCCAGGCTCGCAGAGTCCAGGCCTAGGCCTGAGGTGGCCCACCAGCTTTTCAGATGCTTCCAGTATCAGGAAGATATGGGGCCACGGGCATCCCTGGGCCGGCTCCGGGAACTCTGCAACCACTGGCTGCGACCGGCTCTGCACACCAAGAAGCAGATCCTGGAGCTGCTGGTACTGGAGCAGTTCCTGAGTGTCCTGCCCCCGCATGTGCTGAGCCGGCTGCACGGCCAACCGCTCCGGGACGGAGAGGAGGTGGTACAGCTATTGGAGGGCGTGCCCAGAGACATCAGCCACATGGGGCCACTG GATTTTAGCTTCAGTGCTGGCAAGAATGCCCCTGCAGACATCATCTCAGAGGAACAAAATAGCCCTTCCCAGGTCCCCAGCCACAGCCCCCAGACGGAGTTGCCCTCAGAAGAGATTCCAGCCCTACATCCACTGAATGAGTTACCTCCACCTCAGCCAGCACCCATAAGGCCTGCTGAGCCTGAGGAGTGGAGACTGGCCCCCAGTTCAAATTGGCCAATGAGCCCAGAGCCCCAGGAGATACTCCAGGACCCACGAGAAAGCA ACCCTTCCCAGGGCCCTTCATGGCTTGAGGAAAATTCCAGAGACCAAGAGCTGGCGGCTGTGTTG GAGTCCCTCACCTTTGAGGAtacctcagagaagagagcttggcCTGCAAACCCTCTTG GATTTGGAAGCAGAATGCCTGACAATGAGGAACTTAAAGTTGAAGAGCCTAAAGTGACTACTTGGCCTGTCGTCATTGGAGCAGAGTCCCAGACAGAGAAACCTGAAGTTGCAGGAGAGCCTCTTACGCAAACTGTAGGGCAGGAGACCAGCAGCACTGGTTGGGGAGGTACTCCTGCTGACGGCAGTGAAGTTGTGAAG GCCCACCAGTTACAATCTCACCCCAACTTGCAACCTCACCCAAGCTCTCGATCCTTCCGATGTCTGTGGTGTGGGAAGACTTTTGGACGCAGCTCGATCCTCAAGCTGCACATGCGCACTCACACAGACGAGCGGCCGCACGCCTGTCATCTCTGCAACCGCCGCTTCCGCCAGAGCTCACACCTGACGAAGCACTTGCTAACGCATTCCTCTGAGCCTGCCTTCCGATGCGCCGAGTGTAACCAGGGTTTTCAGCGTCGCTCCAGCCTCATGCAGCACCTGCTGGCACATGCCCAGGGAAAGAATCTCACGCCAAATCCAGAAGGCAAGACAAAAGTGCCAGAGATGGCAGCTGTCCTCTGTTCCCACTGCGGGCAGACCTTCAAGCGGCGCTCTAGCTTAAAGCGTCACCTGCGTAACCATGCCAAGGACAAGGACCATCTGTCCTCTGAAGACCCTGGCAGCCTTAGCTCTAGCCAGGAGAGTAACCCCTATGTGTGTAGTGACTGTGGCAAGGCCTTCCGACAAAGCGAGCAACTAATGATCCACACTAGGCGAGTCCATACCCGTGAACGACCCTTCTCCTGCCAGGTCTGTGGCCGCTGCTTTACCCAAAATTCCCAGCTGATCAGCCACCAGCAGATTCATACGGGTGAGAAGCCTCACGCCTGTCCTCAGTGCAGCAAACGCTTTGTGAGACGAGCTGGCCTTGCTCGGCATCTGTTGACCCACGGTAGCCTCCGGCCTTACCACTGTGCCCAATGTGGCAAAAGCTTTCGCCAAATGCGAGACCTAACCCGCCACGTACGCTGCCACACGGGGGAGAAGCCCTGCCGATGCAACGAATGTGGAGAGGGGTTCACCCAGAATGCCCACCTGGCACGCCACCAACGCATCCACACGGGGGAGAAGCCCCACGCCTGTGACATCTGTGGTCACCGCTTTCGTAACAGCTCCAACTTGGCCCGCCACCGCCGCAGCCACACTGGCGAACGGCCCTATAGCTGTCCAACCTGTGGCCGCAGTTTCCGGCGCAATGCGCACCTGCAGCGCCACCTGATCACACACACAGGGTCAAAGCAAGAAAAGGAAGTTCCTCAGGAGTGCCCTGAGTGTGGCAAGAGCTTCAATCGCAGCTGCAACTTGCTGCGCCACCTGCTGGTTCACACCGGTGCAAGGCCTTACTCCTGTGCACTGTGTGGCCGCAGCTTCAGCCGTAATTCACACCTGCTGCGCCACCTGCGAACCCATGCCCGGGAATCGCTGTACTAA
- the Zscan10 gene encoding zinc finger and SCAN domain-containing protein 10 isoform 5 (isoform 5 is encoded by transcript variant 5), whose product MLAEPVPDALEQEHPGAVKLEEDEVGEEDPRLAESRPRPEVAHQLFRCFQYQEDMGPRASLGRLRELCNHWLRPALHTKKQILELLDFSFSAGKNAPADIISEEQNSPSQVPSHSPQTELPSEEIPALHPLNELPPPQPAPIRPAEPEEWRLAPSSNWPMSPEPQEILQDPRESNPSQGPSWLEENSRDQELAAVLESLTFEDTSEKRAWPANPLGFGSRMPDNEELKVEEPKVTTWPVVIGAESQTEKPEVAGEPLTQTVGQETSSTGWGGTPADGSEVVKAHQLQSHPNLQPHPSSRSFRCLWCGKTFGRSSILKLHMRTHTDERPHACHLCNRRFRQSSHLTKHLLTHSSEPAFRCAECNQGFQRRSSLMQHLLAHAQGKNLTPNPEGKTKVPEMAAVLCSHCGQTFKRRSSLKRHLRNHAKDKDHLSSEDPGSLSSSQESNPYVCSDCGKAFRQSEQLMIHTRRVHTRERPFSCQVCGRCFTQNSQLISHQQIHTGEKPHACPQCSKRFVRRAGLARHLLTHGSLRPYHCAQCGKSFRQMRDLTRHVRCHTGEKPCRCNECGEGFTQNAHLARHQRIHTGEKPHACDICGHRFRNSSNLARHRRSHTGERPYSCPTCGRSFRRNAHLQRHLITHTGSKQEKEVPQECPECGKSFNRSCNLLRHLLVHTGARPYSCALCGRSFSRNSHLLRHLRTHARESLY is encoded by the exons ATGCTGGCGGAACCAGTCCCTGATGCCCTGGAACAAGAGCATCCCGGAGCAGTGAAGTTGGAGGAGGATGAAGTTGGCGAGGAGGATCCCAGGCTCGCAGAGTCCAGGCCTAGGCCTGAGGTGGCCCACCAGCTTTTCAGATGCTTCCAGTATCAGGAAGATATGGGGCCACGGGCATCCCTGGGCCGGCTCCGGGAACTCTGCAACCACTGGCTGCGACCGGCTCTGCACACCAAGAAGCAGATCCTGGAGCTGCTG GATTTTAGCTTCAGTGCTGGCAAGAATGCCCCTGCAGACATCATCTCAGAGGAACAAAATAGCCCTTCCCAGGTCCCCAGCCACAGCCCCCAGACGGAGTTGCCCTCAGAAGAGATTCCAGCCCTACATCCACTGAATGAGTTACCTCCACCTCAGCCAGCACCCATAAGGCCTGCTGAGCCTGAGGAGTGGAGACTGGCCCCCAGTTCAAATTGGCCAATGAGCCCAGAGCCCCAGGAGATACTCCAGGACCCACGAGAAAGCA ACCCTTCCCAGGGCCCTTCATGGCTTGAGGAAAATTCCAGAGACCAAGAGCTGGCGGCTGTGTTG GAGTCCCTCACCTTTGAGGAtacctcagagaagagagcttggcCTGCAAACCCTCTTG GATTTGGAAGCAGAATGCCTGACAATGAGGAACTTAAAGTTGAAGAGCCTAAAGTGACTACTTGGCCTGTCGTCATTGGAGCAGAGTCCCAGACAGAGAAACCTGAAGTTGCAGGAGAGCCTCTTACGCAAACTGTAGGGCAGGAGACCAGCAGCACTGGTTGGGGAGGTACTCCTGCTGACGGCAGTGAAGTTGTGAAG GCCCACCAGTTACAATCTCACCCCAACTTGCAACCTCACCCAAGCTCTCGATCCTTCCGATGTCTGTGGTGTGGGAAGACTTTTGGACGCAGCTCGATCCTCAAGCTGCACATGCGCACTCACACAGACGAGCGGCCGCACGCCTGTCATCTCTGCAACCGCCGCTTCCGCCAGAGCTCACACCTGACGAAGCACTTGCTAACGCATTCCTCTGAGCCTGCCTTCCGATGCGCCGAGTGTAACCAGGGTTTTCAGCGTCGCTCCAGCCTCATGCAGCACCTGCTGGCACATGCCCAGGGAAAGAATCTCACGCCAAATCCAGAAGGCAAGACAAAAGTGCCAGAGATGGCAGCTGTCCTCTGTTCCCACTGCGGGCAGACCTTCAAGCGGCGCTCTAGCTTAAAGCGTCACCTGCGTAACCATGCCAAGGACAAGGACCATCTGTCCTCTGAAGACCCTGGCAGCCTTAGCTCTAGCCAGGAGAGTAACCCCTATGTGTGTAGTGACTGTGGCAAGGCCTTCCGACAAAGCGAGCAACTAATGATCCACACTAGGCGAGTCCATACCCGTGAACGACCCTTCTCCTGCCAGGTCTGTGGCCGCTGCTTTACCCAAAATTCCCAGCTGATCAGCCACCAGCAGATTCATACGGGTGAGAAGCCTCACGCCTGTCCTCAGTGCAGCAAACGCTTTGTGAGACGAGCTGGCCTTGCTCGGCATCTGTTGACCCACGGTAGCCTCCGGCCTTACCACTGTGCCCAATGTGGCAAAAGCTTTCGCCAAATGCGAGACCTAACCCGCCACGTACGCTGCCACACGGGGGAGAAGCCCTGCCGATGCAACGAATGTGGAGAGGGGTTCACCCAGAATGCCCACCTGGCACGCCACCAACGCATCCACACGGGGGAGAAGCCCCACGCCTGTGACATCTGTGGTCACCGCTTTCGTAACAGCTCCAACTTGGCCCGCCACCGCCGCAGCCACACTGGCGAACGGCCCTATAGCTGTCCAACCTGTGGCCGCAGTTTCCGGCGCAATGCGCACCTGCAGCGCCACCTGATCACACACACAGGGTCAAAGCAAGAAAAGGAAGTTCCTCAGGAGTGCCCTGAGTGTGGCAAGAGCTTCAATCGCAGCTGCAACTTGCTGCGCCACCTGCTGGTTCACACCGGTGCAAGGCCTTACTCCTGTGCACTGTGTGGCCGCAGCTTCAGCCGTAATTCACACCTGCTGCGCCACCTGCGAACCCATGCCCGGGAATCGCTGTACTAA
- the Zscan10 gene encoding zinc finger and SCAN domain-containing protein 10 isoform 4 (isoform 4 is encoded by transcript variant 4) encodes MSPEPQEILQDPRESNPSQGPSWLEENSRDQELAAVLESLTFEDTSEKRAWPANPLGFGSRMPDNEELKVEEPKVTTWPVVIGAESQTEKPEVAGEPLTQTVGQETSSTGWGGTPADGSEVVKAHQLQSHPNLQPHPSSRSFRCLWCGKTFGRSSILKLHMRTHTDERPHACHLCNRRFRQSSHLTKHLLTHSSEPAFRCAECNQGFQRRSSLMQHLLAHAQGKNLTPNPEGKTKVPEMAAVLCSHCGQTFKRRSSLKRHLRNHAKDKDHLSSEDPGSLSSSQESNPYVCSDCGKAFRQSEQLMIHTRRVHTRERPFSCQVCGRCFTQNSQLISHQQIHTGEKPHACPQCSKRFVRRAGLARHLLTHGSLRPYHCAQCGKSFRQMRDLTRHVRCHTGEKPCRCNECGEGFTQNAHLARHQRIHTGEKPHACDICGHRFRNSSNLARHRRSHTGERPYSCPTCGRSFRRNAHLQRHLITHTGSKQEKEVPQECPECGKSFNRSCNLLRHLLVHTGARPYSCALCGRSFSRNSHLLRHLRTHARESLY; translated from the exons ATGAGCCCAGAGCCCCAGGAGATACTCCAGGACCCACGAGAAAGCA ACCCTTCCCAGGGCCCTTCATGGCTTGAGGAAAATTCCAGAGACCAAGAGCTGGCGGCTGTGTTG GAGTCCCTCACCTTTGAGGAtacctcagagaagagagcttggcCTGCAAACCCTCTTG GATTTGGAAGCAGAATGCCTGACAATGAGGAACTTAAAGTTGAAGAGCCTAAAGTGACTACTTGGCCTGTCGTCATTGGAGCAGAGTCCCAGACAGAGAAACCTGAAGTTGCAGGAGAGCCTCTTACGCAAACTGTAGGGCAGGAGACCAGCAGCACTGGTTGGGGAGGTACTCCTGCTGACGGCAGTGAAGTTGTGAAG GCCCACCAGTTACAATCTCACCCCAACTTGCAACCTCACCCAAGCTCTCGATCCTTCCGATGTCTGTGGTGTGGGAAGACTTTTGGACGCAGCTCGATCCTCAAGCTGCACATGCGCACTCACACAGACGAGCGGCCGCACGCCTGTCATCTCTGCAACCGCCGCTTCCGCCAGAGCTCACACCTGACGAAGCACTTGCTAACGCATTCCTCTGAGCCTGCCTTCCGATGCGCCGAGTGTAACCAGGGTTTTCAGCGTCGCTCCAGCCTCATGCAGCACCTGCTGGCACATGCCCAGGGAAAGAATCTCACGCCAAATCCAGAAGGCAAGACAAAAGTGCCAGAGATGGCAGCTGTCCTCTGTTCCCACTGCGGGCAGACCTTCAAGCGGCGCTCTAGCTTAAAGCGTCACCTGCGTAACCATGCCAAGGACAAGGACCATCTGTCCTCTGAAGACCCTGGCAGCCTTAGCTCTAGCCAGGAGAGTAACCCCTATGTGTGTAGTGACTGTGGCAAGGCCTTCCGACAAAGCGAGCAACTAATGATCCACACTAGGCGAGTCCATACCCGTGAACGACCCTTCTCCTGCCAGGTCTGTGGCCGCTGCTTTACCCAAAATTCCCAGCTGATCAGCCACCAGCAGATTCATACGGGTGAGAAGCCTCACGCCTGTCCTCAGTGCAGCAAACGCTTTGTGAGACGAGCTGGCCTTGCTCGGCATCTGTTGACCCACGGTAGCCTCCGGCCTTACCACTGTGCCCAATGTGGCAAAAGCTTTCGCCAAATGCGAGACCTAACCCGCCACGTACGCTGCCACACGGGGGAGAAGCCCTGCCGATGCAACGAATGTGGAGAGGGGTTCACCCAGAATGCCCACCTGGCACGCCACCAACGCATCCACACGGGGGAGAAGCCCCACGCCTGTGACATCTGTGGTCACCGCTTTCGTAACAGCTCCAACTTGGCCCGCCACCGCCGCAGCCACACTGGCGAACGGCCCTATAGCTGTCCAACCTGTGGCCGCAGTTTCCGGCGCAATGCGCACCTGCAGCGCCACCTGATCACACACACAGGGTCAAAGCAAGAAAAGGAAGTTCCTCAGGAGTGCCCTGAGTGTGGCAAGAGCTTCAATCGCAGCTGCAACTTGCTGCGCCACCTGCTGGTTCACACCGGTGCAAGGCCTTACTCCTGTGCACTGTGTGGCCGCAGCTTCAGCCGTAATTCACACCTGCTGCGCCACCTGCGAACCCATGCCCGGGAATCGCTGTACTAA
- the Zscan10 gene encoding zinc finger and SCAN domain-containing protein 10 isoform 3 (isoform 3 is encoded by transcript variant 3), giving the protein MLAEPVPDALEQEHPGAVKLEEDEVGEEDPRLAESRPRPEVAHQLFRCFQYQEDMGPRASLGRLRELCNHWLRPALHTKKQILELLVLEQFLSVLPPHVLSRLHGQPLRDGEEVVQLLEGVPRDISHMGPLESLTFEDTSEKRAWPANPLGFGSRMPDNEELKVEEPKVTTWPVVIGAESQTEKPEVAGEPLTQTVGQETSSTGWGGTPADGSEVVKVRGASDAPEPQGEMQFICTYCGVNFPEMSHLQAHQLQSHPNLQPHPSSRSFRCLWCGKTFGRSSILKLHMRTHTDERPHACHLCNRRFRQSSHLTKHLLTHSSEPAFRCAECNQGFQRRSSLMQHLLAHAQGKNLTPNPEGKTKVPEMAAVLCSHCGQTFKRRSSLKRHLRNHAKDKDHLSSEDPGSLSSSQESNPYVCSDCGKAFRQSEQLMIHTRRVHTRERPFSCQVCGRCFTQNSQLISHQQIHTGEKPHACPQCSKRFVRRAGLARHLLTHGSLRPYHCAQCGKSFRQMRDLTRHVRCHTGEKPCRCNECGEGFTQNAHLARHQRIHTGEKPHACDICGHRFRNSSNLARHRRSHTGERPYSCPTCGRSFRRNAHLQRHLITHTGSKQEKEVPQECPECGKSFNRSCNLLRHLLVHTGARPYSCALCGRSFSRNSHLLRHLRTHARESLY; this is encoded by the exons ATGCTGGCGGAACCAGTCCCTGATGCCCTGGAACAAGAGCATCCCGGAGCAGTGAAGTTGGAGGAGGATGAAGTTGGCGAGGAGGATCCCAGGCTCGCAGAGTCCAGGCCTAGGCCTGAGGTGGCCCACCAGCTTTTCAGATGCTTCCAGTATCAGGAAGATATGGGGCCACGGGCATCCCTGGGCCGGCTCCGGGAACTCTGCAACCACTGGCTGCGACCGGCTCTGCACACCAAGAAGCAGATCCTGGAGCTGCTGGTACTGGAGCAGTTCCTGAGTGTCCTGCCCCCGCATGTGCTGAGCCGGCTGCACGGCCAACCGCTCCGGGACGGAGAGGAGGTGGTACAGCTATTGGAGGGCGTGCCCAGAGACATCAGCCACATGGGGCCACTG GAGTCCCTCACCTTTGAGGAtacctcagagaagagagcttggcCTGCAAACCCTCTTG GATTTGGAAGCAGAATGCCTGACAATGAGGAACTTAAAGTTGAAGAGCCTAAAGTGACTACTTGGCCTGTCGTCATTGGAGCAGAGTCCCAGACAGAGAAACCTGAAGTTGCAGGAGAGCCTCTTACGCAAACTGTAGGGCAGGAGACCAGCAGCACTGGTTGGGGAGGTACTCCTGCTGACGGCAGTGAAGTTGTGAAGGTTAGAGGAGCTTCCGATGCCCCAGAGCCCCAGGGGGAGATGCAGTTCATATGTACATATTGTGGGGTAAACTTCCCAGAGATGTCTCATCTACAGGCCCACCAGTTACAATCTCACCCCAACTTGCAACCTCACCCAAGCTCTCGATCCTTCCGATGTCTGTGGTGTGGGAAGACTTTTGGACGCAGCTCGATCCTCAAGCTGCACATGCGCACTCACACAGACGAGCGGCCGCACGCCTGTCATCTCTGCAACCGCCGCTTCCGCCAGAGCTCACACCTGACGAAGCACTTGCTAACGCATTCCTCTGAGCCTGCCTTCCGATGCGCCGAGTGTAACCAGGGTTTTCAGCGTCGCTCCAGCCTCATGCAGCACCTGCTGGCACATGCCCAGGGAAAGAATCTCACGCCAAATCCAGAAGGCAAGACAAAAGTGCCAGAGATGGCAGCTGTCCTCTGTTCCCACTGCGGGCAGACCTTCAAGCGGCGCTCTAGCTTAAAGCGTCACCTGCGTAACCATGCCAAGGACAAGGACCATCTGTCCTCTGAAGACCCTGGCAGCCTTAGCTCTAGCCAGGAGAGTAACCCCTATGTGTGTAGTGACTGTGGCAAGGCCTTCCGACAAAGCGAGCAACTAATGATCCACACTAGGCGAGTCCATACCCGTGAACGACCCTTCTCCTGCCAGGTCTGTGGCCGCTGCTTTACCCAAAATTCCCAGCTGATCAGCCACCAGCAGATTCATACGGGTGAGAAGCCTCACGCCTGTCCTCAGTGCAGCAAACGCTTTGTGAGACGAGCTGGCCTTGCTCGGCATCTGTTGACCCACGGTAGCCTCCGGCCTTACCACTGTGCCCAATGTGGCAAAAGCTTTCGCCAAATGCGAGACCTAACCCGCCACGTACGCTGCCACACGGGGGAGAAGCCCTGCCGATGCAACGAATGTGGAGAGGGGTTCACCCAGAATGCCCACCTGGCACGCCACCAACGCATCCACACGGGGGAGAAGCCCCACGCCTGTGACATCTGTGGTCACCGCTTTCGTAACAGCTCCAACTTGGCCCGCCACCGCCGCAGCCACACTGGCGAACGGCCCTATAGCTGTCCAACCTGTGGCCGCAGTTTCCGGCGCAATGCGCACCTGCAGCGCCACCTGATCACACACACAGGGTCAAAGCAAGAAAAGGAAGTTCCTCAGGAGTGCCCTGAGTGTGGCAAGAGCTTCAATCGCAGCTGCAACTTGCTGCGCCACCTGCTGGTTCACACCGGTGCAAGGCCTTACTCCTGTGCACTGTGTGGCCGCAGCTTCAGCCGTAATTCACACCTGCTGCGCCACCTGCGAACCCATGCCCGGGAATCGCTGTACTAA